CCTGCGGGGAGTACTCCGGCTGCCGGGCGAACTGGAGCCAGCGGATGCCATAGTCCCGGTAGGAGTTGATATTCATCTCCCGCTGCTTGCGGCGGAGCTCGTTCTTCTCCTTGGGGTCCTCTGTCTCGCGGATCATGCTGCGCATCTGGACCATGCCTTCGGAGGCCATGAGCGTCTCTTGCGGCTCAGTCATCGGGGTGGCCTTCGAGAACCACTTCTTGAGCGTTGCCTCAAGGCCGCGTGCACGCACCTCTTTGACCTGCTCCGGGTTCGAGGCAAAGCCAGCCCTGCGCAGCAGATGCTGGATCTCCTGCGTGCCCCACTGGTCTGTGGGGATCGTTTGCCAGGCTTGGCGGGGGGTAAGGTTTTTTATGCTCGTAGTCACCGCTAATCAGTGTATAACCTGCGCGGTCAGATAAAGTTACTGATAATGTGGCTTTATTTTAACTCATAACCGCTTAAACGCAAAACGTAATTTACCCTATGCGCAACCTGGTCCAGACCTCATGTTTGCTCGTGTGCGGAGCCCTTTTCTCTCTCGTGGGTTTCAGCGGCTGCGATACGATCGATAACTCGGAGAATATCTCTACAATCGCGTCGATGAAGACCTTTTACATGGCCGAGGTCACAGGCTCTGTCGGTGGCTTCTCGTCGCGAAACCAGCAGGACGTGCTTGTCCTGACTCAGGAGATGGTCGCTCGGCAGCTCGAGTCGCTCGGCTACCAGGAAGTCGGCTCAGACAAGGATGCCGATATGACCGTGATCCCCAGCTGGAGCTTTTATCAGGACCGCAAGCTGAGAGTGCAGAACAACGATCCGACGCTCTACGAGTCTCCGCTGAATCAGGCCAGCAGTGCAAACATGGCCCGCATGGGTGTGGAAGTGCTCGGTGGCAGCGGCCAGGTCCTCTGGAGCTCGCTCGCACGCTGGGGCGTGACAGCCTCTGTCGCTACCGCTAATGATTTTTCGCGTCAGGCTGAGCTCGCGCTGCAGGGCTTCCCCGATTGTGAAGTCGCACCCGAGGCCAAGGCTGCTCCGGCCATGCCGCCACTGCCTCCTCTGCCCGTGGGCGAAGGGGAAAATTAGACCCCGGCTGACACAACCTTTTCTAAAACACCTCGCCCTTGTGCGGGGTGTTTTTTTGTAAACAAGGGGCGGGCTTGTGGGACGCTATTGTTCGCGGGAGGTGCGATAGAGTCGGGGGACGCGCTTGGTGATCGAGCAGAACGCCTCCCATGGAATACACATGGCCCACTGGCTAAACTCCTGCACCTCGATGCACTCATCACCCTGATGCCCGATGAGGGTGACGCGGTCTCCCGCCTGCGCCTCGGGGCAGTCCGTCAGATCGACGATGGTCTGGTCCATCGTTACCCGCCCCAGTACCGGGCACCGGTGCCCGCGGATGATGACTTGGGCGCGGTTACTGGCGGTCGTGGGGATGCCGTCTCCGTAGCCAGCAGTGAGCACGCCCAGGCGCGAGTCACGAGTCAGCTGAAAAGTCTGCCCGTAGCTGATACTGGTGCCCGCTGGCAGGCTTTTCGTGATGCCGACGCGGGTATGGAAGCTCAGGACGGGCTCGGGTTTGAGCTCGGCCAGGAAAGAATCCGGGTAGGGGAGGCAGCCAAACTGCAGCAGCCCGATACGGACGGCATTGAAGGGGGAATCGGGGCTGAGCGATTCCAGCCCGGCGCTGTTGTCGGCATGGATGAGCAGCTTGGAGGTGTCGAGGTCCGGCAGTGTCTCCAGCGCATGCAGAAAGCGGTTGCGCTGCTCGCTGGTAAATGCCGGGTCTGTGTCGGCGCTGGAGAAGTGGGTAAATATCCCGGCCAGCTTCAGGCCGGCGGCAGCCATGACTTTTTCGTAGAGGGAGGCTGCGTCCTCGTGCCAGACGCCCAGTCGCCCCATGCCGGTGTCGATTTTCAGGTGGACGGGGAGGATGGTGTTGGCGCGGGCTGCAGCCGCCGAGAGGCGGTCCACCTCCTCGGGGGTCGAGATCGTGGCGGTCAGATCATACTCGGCCAGATAGCGCTCTTCCTCGGGCAGGATGGGGCCGAGAACCAGAATCGGCCAGCCTCGGCCAACTTCGCGCAGCTCGGCGCCTTCATAGACGTTGGCCACGGCAAACATACTGGCCCCGCTCTGCATGAGTCGGGCGACCATGCGCGGCATGCCATGCCCATAGGCGTCGGCCTTGACCACGGCTACGTACTGCATATGCGGCGGCAGCGCCGCCCGTATCCGGCCCAGGTTGCGCTCCAGTGCGCCCAAGTCTATTTCCGCCCAGCAACGATATGCTTTCATCTATCCCGTCAGCTAATCACGACCCGCCACGACGCGCAATGCAGCAAATGACCGGGACGGGTTTTTTGTTGTTTTCCGGGCCTGCGCGGCCTAACCATCAGGGCGAAAGTGCAGGGGCCGGCTGGACCAGCAATCATGGGGCGAAGCCCCATCAGTGATCCGAAGGATCGCAGGTGCAGGACACTGTCCTGCTAGCGGTGGCGTTCCGGTGTCCAGGTGCGGTAAGTCGCCTCGTTCACGAGAAACAGGCCGGGAGCCTCGACGGAGCGCAGCAGGCCGGGGGAGGCGAGCAGCTCCGGGTGGGCGGAGAGATCGTTGAGCACGGGGACGGCCCGCTCGGGCGGCGTGTGCCAGCTCTTGCGCTGGCGCAGGTGGTAGATGGGTGCTTCGAGCGCGTCGATGACCTCGGGCTCGACCTCGGCGATTTCGCCGTCCGGACAGGTGAGTAAATTCCAGCGTGTCTGCCGGGCCTCGGCGATGACGTGAAAGGGCTCCTCCGGTTGTTCCGTGGCGTTGATGAGCGCGGCGGCGAGAGAGAGACTGCGGCAGGCCAATGACTCGGCGTCGGCCCAGGCGGGGAGGGCCTGCCAGGAGCGGATGGCCATGGCGGCGAGCCGGATGCCCAGCACCGATCCCGGCCCCTCACAGTGGATGAAGCCCCCGACTTGCTCCAGTTTGAGTTTCGCCTCGACGAGGCAGCTTTTGACCAGCGAGAAAATACTCTCCAGCGCCGGGCTTTCCTGCGATTTAATAGACAGCCAGTGGCTGTCGCGCCAGAGTCCGGCCTGCACTTGGACGGAGCTGGCATCGAGGAAAAGGTAAATGCGATTCGGGGTCACAGGAAGCAGGGGCACGGGCGGCGTAGCCGGTTACTTTTTACTCCAGGGCTGGTCCATGAGGTTTTCGATATCGCCTGCGGCCAGAAGCTTCCAGAGGGAGAAAATCCGCTGGTTCGAAAGCTCTTCCATCTCGCGTTCGGGGACGGGGCGCAGGTTGTTCTCCAGTGTGACATAGCCGCCGGGAAAAACCGAGATGCACCAGCCAGTCTCCAGGTGAGTGAGCCAGACGTCGGGAGCGGACTCGTCGCCCTCCTCCTCGCCGACGGAGAGCAGCAGCTCCTTCAAATGTTCGTCAGTCGGATTGATTTCGGTAATGCCGTCGCGGCTGGTGGTGTGATACATGGGAGGCAATCGGTGTCTCAGTTATATCTGCGGCGGAGATTGGTGGGGAGGATGCCCAGCTCTTCGCGGTACTTGGCCACGGTGCGGCGGGCGATCTTGATGTCCTTTTCGGCCAGGATGGCCACGATCCCCTGATCGCTGAAAGGTTTGGCCGGCTCTTCGTCCTCGATGATGTGGGCGATCTGGTCCTTGACGCTCTTGTTGGAAAAGGTCTGCCCGTCCTGGCCCTGATAGCCGGGAGTGAAGAAGTACTTGAACTCGAAAACGCCGTGCGGGGTTTCGATGAATTTGTTGGCGATGGCGCGGGAGACGGTTGTCTCGTGAACACCGACCAGCTCGGCCACCTGATTCATCGTCAACGGGCGTAGCTTGGAGACGCCCTCCTCGAAAAAGTCGTGCTGCAGGCGGAGGATTTCGCGGGTTATGCGCTCAATGGTCTGCTGGCGCTGCTCGATGGAGTTGATGAGAAACTTACCGGAGCGGATTTTTTCCCGCACGTACTCGCGGTCCTTGCCGTTCACGATGCCGCGGGCGATCATTTCCTTGTAGGCATGGGAGATGCGCAGGCGCGGGATGTAGTCGTTGTTGAGGTGGATGATCCACTCGTCCCCGTCTTTTTCCACCCGCACATCGGGCACGATGACGCGGTTGGAGTCGTCCCCGAACTTGCGGCCGGGGGCCGGGTCGAGCATGGCGATTTCCTCAATCGCTTCCTGCACGTCCTCGGCCGGGGAGGAAACTTTGCGGGCGAGCTCCGGGATGCGGCGGCGCAACAGCAGATCAAAGTGGTCCTTGATGATGCGGGCGGGCAGGGACTTGTGCCGCCCCTGCAGGTGGAGCTGCGTCAGCAGGCAGTCCTGTAAATCCTTTGCACCGATCCCGGCCGGATCAAAGCTCTTCAGCGCCTCGGCGGCGCTCTGTACGCTGGAGAGCGGCAGGTTCGCCATGAGCGCGAGGTCGGAGAGGCTGGAGGTCAGAAAGCCGCGGTCATCGAGGCTGCCGACGAGGTAGTCCATGGCGGCGCGCTCAAGCTCGTCGAGCTCGGAGAGGTCGGCCTGTCGCAGGAGGTGCTCCTGCAGGGAGGTCTCCGAGGTCAGCGAATCGAAAAAGTGCTGGCGGCGCTCCTCGTCATCACGCGAGTACGAGCCAGCGGAGTTTTCCTGGGCGAAGTATTCGCGGAACTCCTCGTTGAGGTTGCTCAGGACGGAGTAGTCGCTGTCGCTCATCTCCATCTCGCGGGGGCGCTCCTCGTCCTCGGAGCTTGAGCTGTCGGGGTCGGCAGACTGCTGCTCGATGCTGACGCCCTCCATGGGCAGCTCCTCCAGCGTCGGGTTGGCCTGAAGCTCTTCGAGGATAGTGTTACGCAGCTCCAGGGCTGGGGCCTGGAGAATCTTCAGCGACTGGCGCAGCTGCGGTGCGAGCACCAGCGACTGCGTCTGCTTCTGAACCTGCTGAAACCCTTGGTTGGCCATCTGTGCTAATCGTCGTCATTGGCGCGGGGTCTCGCCAGGTGTGAAGTGTTAAAGAGTTGCTCAAGCCTTTCCTGTGAACCAGCGGGTGCTGGCGGAGCCACCCTTGCTGCTGTACAGATCCTTCAGGTAGACCGAGAGCTTTTCATTCGTGGGGCCATAGCCGTCGCTGTAGAGGTAGACCTCCAGCGCGGTAAGCATCTCGGAGGCTGTCTGGTAGCGGTCTTCGCGGGGGCGAGCCAGGCAGCGGTGGAGGATGTCGTTGAGCTTCGAGTCGATGCCCTCGCGCATGCGCGTGAAGTCCGGCAGGTCGAGGTACTCGATCTTGTGCCGGGTCTGTTCGGGTATTTCGCCCTCGAAAATGTTGTAACCCAGCAGCAGCTCGGAGAGCACAATGCCGCAGGGGAAAATGTCTGCCCGCTCGTCGGTGATTTCCTTGCGGGCCTGCTCGGGCGAGAGGTACTCGTCCTTACCGGCGATCACTTCGCCCTCCTCATTGTACATCAGGTCCAGGGCCTTCGCGATGCCGAAGTCGGTCAGCTTCACGTCACCCTCATAGGCGAGCATGATGTTTTTCGGGCCCACGTCGCGGTGGACGATGCCCAGGGGGCGCCCGTACATGTCGCGTTTGTTATGGGCGTAGGCCAGGCCGCGGCAGATGCGCGAGACGATGAATACCGCCAGCTCGATCGGGACGAGCTGGTTGGTCTCCATGTGCTTGTTGATAAACTCCTCGGTGTTGATGCCGTTGACGTACTCCATGACCATGAAGTACTGCCCGTCGATCGAGCCGAGGTGGTAGGTCTGCACGATGTTCGTGTGGATGAGGTCGGCTACCAGGCGGGCCTCACCGATGAAGTTCGCCCGAAACTCGTCGATGGCGGAGAACTCCTCGCGAATCACCTTGATGGCTACGACCTTGCTGAACTCGTCGGTCCCGTGCTGGCGGGCCTCGTAGACCATGCCCATTCCCCCCTCCGCAATCTGGCGGACGAGTTCGTACTCCATGTTGTCGATGAGTCGTTTATGGGCTACCACAATCCTCATAGTCTAGGGGGTGATTTGCCCCGCGCAAGCGGTTTTTTGGAAACTGAGCACGAAACCTGCTTGCTCCCATTGACAGCCACCACCATCGACATATAAACTTATTGCCATGATTAAGCTCACTGAAAGTGCCGCCGAACGTATTTCCTCTCTCCGCGATAAACTCAAGGATGACACCAAGTTCCTGCGCCTGTTCGTCGAGCCGGGCGGCTGCTCCGGCTTTGAGTACGGGATGAGCTTCGACGAGGAGAAGGACGGCGATACCAAGATGGAGAGCATGGGCGTGACCCTGCTCGTGGACGCCGCCAGCATGCCGTACCTCGACGGCTGCGTGATCAACTTTGACGACGGTCTCACCGGCAAGGGCTTTGACATCGTCAACCCGAACGCCACCAGCACCTGCGGCTGCGGCAAGAGCTTCAGCTAGGCAGGGCGTAGCCCTGCACCGCAGATGCTTCGCATCTGGATGGATGCCACGGGTTGCACCCGCTGGCACCCATGGGCCTTTGCCCTATCGCTTACTGCGTTCGCTGCCCTCTTTAATTTCATGCCCATGCCGGCGCCCAAGCGGAGCCATTCGTGATGCGTTAGCATTACAGGTACAGGACTCGTTCTGGTGGTGGGACCCAGTTTGGATGCTCTGCTCAGCGATTAGTAAAAACAGAGAATCTGTTTTTACTAATCGCTGATACGATGCGCAGCATCGAAAGTGCAGCCGATGGCTGCTGCGGGTCTGGACTGCATAAGCCCAGGGGAAATCAAAGGGCGAGGATTTCGACTTCGTAGCCGTCGGGGTCGGTGATGAAGGCCATCTTGTGGTCGTTGTCGGGGGTAAACTTTTCCTTCCAGTCGCCGGGCCACACTTCGATACCCGCGTCTTCGAGCATCTGGCAGTGGGCTACGACATCGTCCACGCGGATGCAGGTGTGCACGAGATCCTCGGGGACTTCGACCTTGTAGTCGGGTGAGTAGGTCAGCTCCAGCTTGTGGGCGCTGCCGGGGATCTGCATGTGAACGAGTTGGTTGCCGGAGGGGGACTTGTCGGTGCGCTTGAGCACTTCAAAGCCGCAGGTCTTGCAGTACCAGTCGATAGATTTGTCGAGATCGCTGACGCGGATGCGGGTGTGGTCAAAGGAAATAGGCATGGGTGTGGGAAGTCTGAGTGGTTATTTCTAGTGAAAGCGCAAACGTATAGCGACACGGGCTTTATTGCAAACCCTTGCGTGCAACGCGGACCAATCCGATGGCCAACGCTCTTTGCTTCTCTTTATCGTGGGGTAGTCGCTTCCCGGTTCGGGGTAGCGGCCTGGATGATGGTGGTCGGTGTCGCTTTGACTCTCCCTTTGCTTCAGGCAAAGGGAGCTGTGATCCAGAGGGTCACGGGTCCAGGGCTATGCCCTGGCCTCATGGATGGCGACGATGCCGCCGGTCATGGGGATGGCTTTGACCTCAGCGAAGCCGACATCGCGCAGCTGCTGGGCGAAGACCGGGCGGGCAGGGAACTTCTCAATCGAGTCACCGAGGTATTCGTAGGCGTCGCGGTTACCGGTGGCCATGCGGGCCATGAGCGGGAGGATGCCCTTGAGGTAGGCGTAGTAAAAGGGCTTCATCCACCACGAGGGCTGGGAAAACTCCAGGATGAAGGCCGCGCCGCCGGGGCGCAGGACGCGGAGCATCTCGCGCATGCCGCGTTCGCGGTCCTCGAAGTTGCGCAGCCCAAAAGAGATGGTGATGGCATCGACAGTGGCGTCGTTGAGAGGCAGGTTCATGCAGTCCCCAAAGGCGAAGCGCAGGTTCTCGGTGCCTGGGCGCTGCTTCTTTTTCTCCTCGGCCTGGTCGAGCATGGGCTGGCAGAAATCCAGCCCGGTGACGGCGACGCGGGGGCCGAGCGTCTCGCGCAGGGTAAAGGCGACATCGCCGCTGCCGGTGGCCAGATCCACCACGTCCTTAGGGTCGCGGGCCTTGACCATAGCGGCCAGCTTACGGCGCCAGCGATAGTCCTGCCCGAAACTAAGCAGGTGGTTGGCGCAGTCATAGCGACTGGCGATCCCGGCAAACATCCGGCTGATGGCGGCTCCTTCTGGCATGGCCTTGTTTAAAAACAGGCTTCGTGCTGTGACGGCAAATCCTTTTCGCAGGCACGGCGTTTTACGGGGCGTTGAGGCGTTGCTCTACTGATCGCTCTCCTCGGACTGGCGGGCTGTGTCGGCGATCATTTTCTTGAGGCCCTCAGGCAGGACATCGGCCTTGCGGCTCAGGTAGGGGCGGACAGGGATGCGGTAGCTGTAGGCCCCCTCGTAGCGGTCATTGCCGTAGTCTACCAGCACATAGAGGTAGGGGAGAAAGGACTCCTCGATTTCAAAACTGGTGTAGAATAGATCGTCCGTCCACTCCTGGTGCCACATGCGGGCGGTCAGTTCAGCGTCGCTGTGCCCCGGCTTCTGGATGACGATGCGAAACCCATCAAAGCTCTTTCGGCGGCTCTTTTTCTCAGCATCGACACCGATGATGTAGATCTGGGTGCCGTGCCGCACCTTCAGTGGTTCGAAGCCCAGGCGGATGCCTGTTTTCTGTGCCTGATCCGGCGTCAGGGGGATGATCTCGCGCTCAACGGCGTGCCCCATCGTGAAAAACAGCTGGGCGAGCAGGGTAAGTAGAATCACGCGCAACATGGAGGGCAGATTGTGGTGAAAACTCGCGGTGGCTGCCAGTCAGAAAATACTGCTGCATGTATGTTATACTTTTAATGGCATAATTATGTCAAAAATGAATTGACGGGCAACGTGCGGGTGGTGTCTTTGGGCATAGCTATGTCAATACGCGCTAAATCCATATTAACCATAACCGGCCTGACTGTGGCCATCTGCACCACTCAGGCCGGGGTGTACTCCGGGCCGAGTGATATCGCCCATGCTATCGATCCGGCGGTCCACTACACCTCCACAAAGCTTGCGGGGTGGGCGGAAACGGTCGCCGACTACAGTCCGACGGACGAGGTCAGCGCCAGCTACGCCACTCCTGATAAAGCGCTTGGTTATTACAACACAGGCACGGTCAGCCTCGGGGACCTCAGTTCTGATAAAATCGCGACTGGGGTTACTCCCGGCAGCATTACGCTGGGCTTCGGCGCCGGTTTTTCCAATGGGGACGGCTGGGACTTCGCCGTCTTCGAGAACGGCTTCACCAGTGGAAATAATCTCTTTATGGAGCTCGCCTATGTGGAGGTGAGTACGAACGGGGTGGACTTCGCGCGCTTCGACAGCATCTCGACCAACACCAGCAGTGCGGCCGGTAGCGGAGCATTTTCGTATTATGATACGACCAATGTCTACAACCTCGCGGGCAAAAGCGCCGGTGGCTACGGGACGACCTTTGACCTGAACGACCTGCTCGATCATCAGCTCGTCATCGACGGTATCGTGGATCTCGATGCGATCAACTATGTACGCCTCGTCGATATCCCCGGAGACGGCAGCTATCTGGACAGCGAGGGCAACCCGATCATCGACAACTACCATACGTCCGGCTCGGGTGGACTCGACCTGCGCGCCATCGGCTACGCCTACGCTG
This genomic interval from Ruficoccus sp. ZRK36 contains the following:
- the alr gene encoding alanine racemase, whose translation is MKAYRCWAEIDLGALERNLGRIRAALPPHMQYVAVVKADAYGHGMPRMVARLMQSGASMFAVANVYEGAELREVGRGWPILVLGPILPEEERYLAEYDLTATISTPEEVDRLSAAAARANTILPVHLKIDTGMGRLGVWHEDAASLYEKVMAAAGLKLAGIFTHFSSADTDPAFTSEQRNRFLHALETLPDLDTSKLLIHADNSAGLESLSPDSPFNAVRIGLLQFGCLPYPDSFLAELKPEPVLSFHTRVGITKSLPAGTSISYGQTFQLTRDSRLGVLTAGYGDGIPTTASNRAQVIIRGHRCPVLGRVTMDQTIVDLTDCPEAQAGDRVTLIGHQGDECIEVQEFSQWAMCIPWEAFCSITKRVPRLYRTSREQ
- the rpoN gene encoding RNA polymerase factor sigma-54, translating into MANQGFQQVQKQTQSLVLAPQLRQSLKILQAPALELRNTILEELQANPTLEELPMEGVSIEQQSADPDSSSSEDEERPREMEMSDSDYSVLSNLNEEFREYFAQENSAGSYSRDDEERRQHFFDSLTSETSLQEHLLRQADLSELDELERAAMDYLVGSLDDRGFLTSSLSDLALMANLPLSSVQSAAEALKSFDPAGIGAKDLQDCLLTQLHLQGRHKSLPARIIKDHFDLLLRRRIPELARKVSSPAEDVQEAIEEIAMLDPAPGRKFGDDSNRVIVPDVRVEKDGDEWIIHLNNDYIPRLRISHAYKEMIARGIVNGKDREYVREKIRSGKFLINSIEQRQQTIERITREILRLQHDFFEEGVSKLRPLTMNQVAELVGVHETTVSRAIANKFIETPHGVFEFKYFFTPGYQGQDGQTFSNKSVKDQIAHIIEDEEPAKPFSDQGIVAILAEKDIKIARRTVAKYREELGILPTNLRRRYN
- a CDS encoding serine/threonine-protein kinase; the encoded protein is MRIVVAHKRLIDNMEYELVRQIAEGGMGMVYEARQHGTDEFSKVVAIKVIREEFSAIDEFRANFIGEARLVADLIHTNIVQTYHLGSIDGQYFMVMEYVNGINTEEFINKHMETNQLVPIELAVFIVSRICRGLAYAHNKRDMYGRPLGIVHRDVGPKNIMLAYEGDVKLTDFGIAKALDLMYNEEGEVIAGKDEYLSPEQARKEITDERADIFPCGIVLSELLLGYNIFEGEIPEQTRHKIEYLDLPDFTRMREGIDSKLNDILHRCLARPREDRYQTASEMLTALEVYLYSDGYGPTNEKLSVYLKDLYSSKGGSASTRWFTGKA
- a CDS encoding iron-sulfur cluster assembly accessory protein — its product is MIKLTESAAERISSLRDKLKDDTKFLRLFVEPGGCSGFEYGMSFDEEKDGDTKMESMGVTLLVDAASMPYLDGCVINFDDGLTGKGFDIVNPNATSTCGCGKSFS
- a CDS encoding VOC family protein; this translates as MPISFDHTRIRVSDLDKSIDWYCKTCGFEVLKRTDKSPSGNQLVHMQIPGSAHKLELTYSPDYKVEVPEDLVHTCIRVDDVVAHCQMLEDAGIEVWPGDWKEKFTPDNDHKMAFITDPDGYEVEILAL
- the ubiE gene encoding bifunctional demethylmenaquinone methyltransferase/2-methoxy-6-polyprenyl-1,4-benzoquinol methylase UbiE; amino-acid sequence: MPEGAAISRMFAGIASRYDCANHLLSFGQDYRWRRKLAAMVKARDPKDVVDLATGSGDVAFTLRETLGPRVAVTGLDFCQPMLDQAEEKKKQRPGTENLRFAFGDCMNLPLNDATVDAITISFGLRNFEDRERGMREMLRVLRPGGAAFILEFSQPSWWMKPFYYAYLKGILPLMARMATGNRDAYEYLGDSIEKFPARPVFAQQLRDVGFAEVKAIPMTGGIVAIHEARA